A genomic window from Aurantimicrobium photophilum includes:
- a CDS encoding ferritin-like fold-containing protein, giving the protein MVFSWFGMRKRRVVAPTLKPRQEKVEREDKVDLKDMSPDVVPFLAQVAYFELAVFESLTRAVTAAPTLAAKEGLSAAAGEVLAKHHGLVAELRKKKVDPAEEMAPFAPAIDKFEELTGGRNWYEMLLGVYLTAGFLDDFFVRLVPSLPKALAGRVEILLETDRSAEVIVALLKEGIEADPTLASRLAVWGRRLVGDTQLVARSALHMSDNRADDEQRIEPVFTDLIAAHSRRMDELGLTA; this is encoded by the coding sequence GTGGTCTTTTCTTGGTTTGGCATGCGCAAGCGCAGAGTCGTTGCGCCTACCCTCAAACCTCGTCAAGAGAAGGTTGAACGCGAAGACAAGGTTGACCTCAAGGACATGTCTCCTGATGTTGTGCCGTTCTTGGCGCAGGTTGCCTACTTCGAGCTCGCTGTCTTTGAATCACTGACGCGCGCTGTCACCGCTGCCCCCACCCTCGCTGCCAAAGAAGGTTTGAGCGCGGCAGCTGGTGAAGTTCTCGCTAAACACCATGGCCTCGTAGCCGAGCTTCGCAAGAAGAAGGTGGATCCAGCCGAGGAGATGGCACCTTTTGCTCCAGCAATTGACAAGTTTGAAGAGCTCACTGGTGGACGCAACTGGTATGAAATGCTTCTCGGTGTTTACCTCACCGCAGGTTTCTTGGATGACTTCTTTGTTCGTTTGGTGCCCAGCCTGCCTAAGGCACTTGCTGGCCGCGTAGAGATCTTGTTGGAAACAGATCGTTCTGCAGAAGTAATCGTTGCTTTGCTCAAGGAAGGCATCGAAGCAGATCCCACCTTGGCGTCACGCCTGGCTGTGTGGGGGCGTCGCCTCGTGGGCGACACTCAACTTGTTGCGCGCTCTGCCCTGCACATGTCAGACAACCGTGCAGACGACGAACAGCGCATTGAGCCTGTCTTCACAGACCTCATTGCAGCGCACTCGCGCCGAATGGATGAACTAGGGCTGACGGCCTAG
- a CDS encoding CaiB/BaiF CoA transferase family protein — protein MATPAHADGGILAGIRVLDFSRVLAGPYATMTLADFGADVIKIESADGDDTRGWRPPVDGQGVSTYFSSVNRNKRSVILDLRTQEGKAKAQELLATADVVIENFRPGVMTKLGFNFEEAQKINPGIIYCSITGFGSGKGASLAGYDLLVQALGGLMSVTGPQDGGPTKVGVALIDIMTGMNAVQGILLALTARAHAEPGQWKGQLIHVDLMTTLLAAMTNQASAALNAGVTPVRLGNAHPSISPYELYDAGDRPLLIAVGNDKQFHTLVRLLGIEHLTTDPRFTDNPSRATHREELRALLEEVLKTQPGTHWVELLSTQGVPSGLVNTLPEAFEFADTLELNAVVDIPTADGDHTFRQVVNPIHIPGRGASYRLAPPSLGEHSEDVRWLDEKPSDE, from the coding sequence ATGGCAACACCAGCTCATGCCGATGGTGGCATCCTTGCAGGAATACGGGTCCTCGACTTTTCTCGTGTCCTTGCCGGCCCCTACGCCACGATGACCTTGGCGGACTTTGGCGCTGATGTCATCAAGATTGAAAGTGCTGATGGTGATGACACTCGTGGCTGGCGTCCACCCGTAGACGGGCAGGGTGTTTCCACCTATTTCTCCAGCGTTAATCGCAATAAGCGATCCGTCATTCTCGACCTCCGCACGCAGGAGGGCAAAGCCAAGGCTCAGGAACTTCTGGCCACCGCAGATGTGGTGATTGAAAACTTTCGACCTGGCGTGATGACCAAGCTGGGTTTCAACTTCGAAGAAGCCCAGAAGATCAATCCGGGAATTATTTACTGTTCCATCACCGGGTTTGGCTCGGGCAAGGGTGCCAGTCTTGCTGGCTATGACCTTCTGGTGCAGGCACTCGGTGGCTTGATGAGTGTCACCGGTCCTCAAGACGGTGGTCCCACCAAAGTGGGTGTGGCTTTGATTGACATCATGACCGGTATGAATGCCGTGCAAGGAATCTTGCTTGCGCTCACAGCACGTGCCCATGCCGAGCCCGGTCAGTGGAAAGGGCAACTCATTCACGTAGACCTGATGACGACCTTGTTGGCGGCCATGACAAACCAGGCATCAGCAGCCCTGAACGCCGGGGTGACTCCGGTTCGTTTGGGAAATGCCCACCCCAGCATTTCTCCCTATGAGCTCTATGACGCAGGGGACCGACCACTACTTATTGCGGTGGGCAATGACAAACAGTTCCATACTTTGGTTCGACTTCTTGGAATTGAACACCTCACTACAGACCCACGTTTTACTGATAATCCCAGCCGTGCCACGCACCGGGAAGAACTCCGTGCACTTCTTGAAGAAGTCTTGAAGACTCAACCAGGAACGCACTGGGTGGAGCTGCTGAGTACTCAAGGTGTTCCTTCCGGGTTGGTCAACACACTGCCGGAAGCCTTTGAATTTGCAGACACACTGGAGCTCAATGCTGTGGTGGATATCCCCACTGCCGATGGTGATCACACCTTCCGGCAGGTGGTGAACCCCATCCATATTCCTGGACGAGGTGCCAGTTACAGGCTTGCTCCACCCTCGCTGGGAGAGCATAGTGAAGATGTCCGCTGGCTCGATGAGAAGCCGTCGGATGAGTAG
- a CDS encoding acyl-CoA dehydrogenase family protein has protein sequence MSTAEFPEVSVMDEVFDLHAILQPDEIEWAMKARTFAQTHIRPVIEDDFDKKYFRKELIPLIAEQGFLGMHLKGYGCAGASAVSYGLVCLETEAVDSGWRTFISVMGSLAMSAIYKYGTEEQKNYWLPQMAKGEKLGCFGLTEPQGGSDPANMLTTATRVGETWVINGAKRWIGLATLADLAIIWAMTDEGVRGFIVPTDTPGFTATAIDGKLSMRASIQCEIELDNVTVPADAILPGAKGLSGPFGCLNEARYGIIWGAMGAARACLDAAIIRSKEREVFGKPIGSFQLTQAKLADMTLEYEKGVLLALHIGRQKDAGTLNLAQISVGKLNSVREALKIAREARTILGGDGITGEFPVMRHMANLESVRTYEGTDEIHQLVVGRALTGLNAFS, from the coding sequence ATGAGTACCGCTGAATTCCCCGAAGTTTCTGTGATGGATGAGGTCTTCGATCTCCACGCGATTTTGCAGCCTGACGAAATCGAATGGGCCATGAAGGCTCGTACATTCGCACAAACTCACATTCGTCCGGTTATCGAGGACGACTTCGACAAGAAGTACTTCCGCAAGGAACTCATTCCCCTCATTGCTGAGCAGGGCTTCCTGGGTATGCACCTCAAGGGTTACGGTTGCGCGGGAGCATCAGCTGTCAGCTACGGCCTGGTCTGTCTCGAGACAGAAGCTGTCGACAGCGGGTGGCGCACGTTCATCTCCGTCATGGGATCACTGGCCATGTCAGCGATTTACAAATACGGCACCGAAGAACAGAAGAACTACTGGCTGCCTCAGATGGCTAAGGGGGAGAAGCTCGGTTGCTTCGGCCTGACCGAACCACAGGGTGGTAGTGATCCTGCCAACATGCTCACCACCGCCACCAGGGTGGGGGAAACGTGGGTGATCAACGGTGCCAAGCGCTGGATCGGTTTGGCCACCCTCGCAGATCTGGCAATTATCTGGGCGATGACTGATGAAGGCGTGCGCGGCTTCATTGTTCCCACTGACACACCAGGCTTCACAGCAACCGCCATTGATGGCAAGCTCTCGATGCGTGCGTCGATCCAGTGCGAGATTGAACTCGACAATGTGACCGTGCCTGCAGATGCAATCTTGCCGGGTGCCAAGGGCCTCTCCGGGCCCTTCGGCTGTCTCAACGAGGCTCGATACGGCATCATTTGGGGCGCTATGGGTGCAGCTCGAGCATGTCTGGATGCAGCAATTATTCGTTCGAAGGAGCGTGAGGTATTTGGCAAGCCCATTGGCTCATTCCAACTAACTCAGGCCAAGCTCGCGGACATGACACTCGAATACGAGAAGGGTGTTCTCCTTGCCCTCCACATTGGCCGCCAGAAAGATGCTGGAACGCTCAACCTGGCACAAATCAGTGTGGGCAAGCTCAACAGTGTGCGCGAAGCTCTCAAGATTGCGCGCGAAGCGCGCACTATCCTTGGCGGCGATGGCATCACGGGAGAATTCCCCGTCATGCGTCACATGGCCAACCTGGAATCCGTGCGCACCTATGAGGGCACCGATGAGATTCACCAGCTCGTGGTTGGTCGAGCTTTGACTGGACTCAACGCATTTAGCTAA
- a CDS encoding ABC transporter ATP-binding protein, translating into MTSSAVITVTDAGIRFRRNHKGRRSFKDLFSTKARRSKPNEFWALQHVSFEVHPGEAIGVVGRNGQGKSTLLKLVANVLIPDEGSVNVNAGVAPLIEITGGFVDDLTVRDNVYLTAGLHGMTREQVAAKFDDIIEFAEIEDFLDTPYKHLSSGMKVRLAFSVVTSLEEPVLLVDEVLAVGDKSFRNKCYRRIEEMLAEGRTLFFVSHSEGDLRRFCSRGLYLDKGSLKLDGPIEAVLDAYNEDYPGL; encoded by the coding sequence ATGACTTCTTCTGCTGTGATTACTGTGACCGACGCCGGCATCCGCTTTCGTCGCAACCACAAGGGGCGTCGCTCCTTCAAGGACCTGTTCTCCACCAAGGCACGTCGTTCTAAGCCCAATGAGTTCTGGGCTCTCCAGCACGTCAGCTTTGAGGTTCACCCTGGTGAAGCCATCGGCGTGGTGGGACGTAATGGTCAGGGCAAGTCGACACTGCTCAAGCTGGTGGCTAACGTACTCATCCCCGATGAGGGTTCCGTCAATGTCAATGCTGGTGTTGCTCCCCTGATTGAAATTACCGGTGGGTTCGTCGATGACCTCACGGTCCGTGACAACGTCTATCTCACCGCAGGTTTGCACGGCATGACCCGTGAGCAGGTGGCAGCGAAGTTCGATGACATCATCGAATTCGCCGAGATCGAAGACTTCCTTGATACCCCCTACAAGCACCTCTCCAGCGGAATGAAAGTGCGCTTGGCATTCTCAGTGGTCACGAGCCTGGAAGAACCAGTTCTGCTCGTGGACGAAGTTCTTGCCGTGGGTGATAAGTCATTCCGCAACAAGTGTTACCGCCGCATTGAAGAGATGCTGGCTGAAGGCCGCACCCTCTTCTTCGTTTCACACAGCGAAGGCGACTTGCGCCGCTTCTGCAGTCGAGGCCTCTACCTCGACAAGGGATCCCTCAAACTCGATGGGCCCATCGAAGCAGTCCTCGATGCCTACAACGAGGACTACCCCGGTCTCTAA
- a CDS encoding NTP transferase domain-containing protein, with amino-acid sequence MTTQVVILAAGMGSRLGRSLPKPLTELSDGRTIMQQQMENIRFAFGADAHITVVVGYKLEHIIEAFPDVNFVYNEQYDTTNTSKSLMRALRASSTGGVLWMNGDVVFDPAALVRASELIVRDQSFVSVNTSSVSDEEVKYTTTAEGYIKELSKTVKGGLGEAVGINYISAKDKAVLLRQLTKVNDQDYFERGLELAIEQDGVLVEPVDISDLYAVEIDFAEDLERANLFV; translated from the coding sequence GTGACTACGCAGGTTGTCATTCTTGCTGCAGGCATGGGTAGCCGTTTGGGCCGCTCACTTCCTAAGCCCCTGACTGAACTCAGCGACGGCCGCACCATCATGCAGCAGCAGATGGAAAACATTCGCTTCGCTTTCGGTGCAGACGCACACATCACTGTTGTTGTCGGCTACAAGCTCGAGCACATCATCGAGGCTTTCCCCGACGTGAACTTTGTTTACAACGAGCAGTACGACACCACCAACACCTCCAAGTCGCTCATGCGCGCACTGCGTGCATCCAGCACGGGTGGCGTTCTATGGATGAACGGTGACGTGGTCTTCGACCCCGCAGCTCTCGTGCGTGCATCTGAACTGATCGTGCGCGACCAGTCCTTCGTCTCTGTGAACACTTCTTCCGTCTCAGACGAAGAGGTCAAGTACACCACCACTGCCGAGGGTTACATCAAGGAACTCTCCAAGACCGTCAAGGGCGGCCTGGGCGAGGCAGTAGGTATCAACTACATCTCCGCTAAGGACAAGGCAGTTCTGCTGCGTCAGCTCACCAAGGTGAACGACCAGGATTACTTCGAGCGTGGCCTTGAGCTCGCTATCGAGCAGGATGGTGTCTTGGTTGAGCCTGTTGACATCTCTGACCTCTACGCCGTCGAAATCGACTTCGCTGAGGACCTCGAGCGCGCCAACCTCTTCGTTTAA
- a CDS encoding DUF3039 domain-containing protein, whose translation MSSTFPDGTPLETGGGTATLDRELEELLRNEQLEDGDHDRFSHYVKKDDILKSALSGKPVKALCGKKWTPGRDPDKFPVCQTCKDIYEKMAND comes from the coding sequence ATGAGCTCGACATTCCCTGATGGCACTCCACTGGAGACCGGTGGCGGCACCGCAACCCTGGACCGTGAGCTCGAAGAACTCCTGCGGAATGAGCAGTTAGAAGATGGCGATCACGATCGTTTCTCTCACTACGTGAAGAAAGACGACATCTTGAAGTCGGCTCTCTCGGGCAAACCCGTCAAGGCTCTCTGCGGAAAAAAGTGGACTCCGGGTCGTGACCCCGACAAGTTCCCGGTCTGCCAGACCTGTAAAGACATCTACGAGAAGATGGCGAATGACTAG
- a CDS encoding GAP family protein, with product MNIGVAEVELLVRVIPLAIGASFTPSLLGLQLLSTSSSKWIRRSIAVATGSGSAFLLACILLTAGFASLPKPAPHSPDIIGGIVWSTAAVVLTGIAVWLFIPHPDLAKKAEQGLTSRIAKAKTVTFFAFAFALSIKDITSFAMLVPAIHDVTAADVPWWLQLPTVLLVYIVAMVPVLLPPLWRLFRGEKGNVQLTNLFRFTMDHQFQILGVIAAIFAIYCALIAIGPNQFALISW from the coding sequence ATGAACATCGGAGTGGCTGAAGTAGAGCTGTTGGTGCGGGTTATTCCGCTCGCCATCGGCGCTTCGTTCACTCCGTCACTTCTCGGCCTCCAGCTTCTTTCCACCAGTTCGTCGAAGTGGATTAGGCGCAGCATTGCGGTGGCTACCGGTTCCGGTAGTGCCTTCTTGCTGGCGTGTATTTTGCTGACGGCAGGTTTCGCATCTTTGCCCAAACCAGCACCTCACTCACCCGACATTATTGGTGGGATTGTCTGGTCCACGGCAGCTGTGGTGCTGACTGGTATTGCTGTGTGGCTGTTTATTCCTCACCCCGACCTTGCCAAGAAAGCTGAGCAGGGACTAACTAGTCGCATTGCAAAAGCAAAGACAGTCACTTTCTTTGCTTTCGCTTTTGCCTTGAGTATTAAAGACATCACCAGCTTTGCCATGTTGGTGCCCGCTATTCACGATGTGACAGCAGCGGATGTTCCCTGGTGGCTGCAGTTGCCCACCGTGTTACTTGTCTACATCGTGGCGATGGTGCCTGTGCTGCTGCCACCGCTGTGGCGTTTGTTCCGCGGCGAAAAGGGCAATGTTCAGCTCACGAATCTGTTTCGCTTCACCATGGATCACCAGTTCCAAATCTTGGGCGTCATTGCAGCCATCTTTGCCATCTATTGCGCATTGATTGCTATTGGACCCAATCAATTTGCTCTGATCAGCTGGTAG
- a CDS encoding DUF3107 domain-containing protein, with amino-acid sequence MEIRIGMINTSREIGLETSQSLAEVEALVSNALTGSDPLLKLSDDKGKVYLIAAGNIAFVEVGSDQSRRVGFVG; translated from the coding sequence ATGGAAATTCGCATTGGCATGATCAACACTTCTCGTGAGATTGGTCTGGAGACTTCTCAATCTTTGGCTGAGGTCGAAGCACTCGTCTCGAACGCCCTCACCGGCAGCGACCCACTGTTGAAGCTGTCAGATGACAAGGGCAAGGTGTACCTCATCGCCGCAGGCAATATCGCATTTGTTGAGGTTGGATCTGACCAGAGCCGACGCGTCGGTTTCGTGGGCTAA
- a CDS encoding ABC transporter permease, translating into MSASVEQSPYQRSSFARYRHALWLLTRRDLKVRYSTSALGYLWSILDPLIMSGIYWFIFTQVFQRAAGTEPYIVFLLAGLLPWMWFNGAVSDSTRAFLKSAKLVRSTAIPRSIWVASIVLGKGIEFLFALPVLALFAIFAGAQLSWEVVFFPLAILVQAILSFGIGLIVAPLVVFFRDLERAIKLVLRFLFYASPIIYAFGDLPAAIQPWAAFNPLAGIFDLYRAAFFPQELNWTVVGISATMSLAILAVGLWVFKRAERSVLKEI; encoded by the coding sequence GTGAGCGCATCTGTGGAACAGTCACCGTATCAACGGTCTTCTTTCGCGCGCTATCGTCACGCCCTCTGGCTGCTGACTCGTCGCGACCTCAAGGTTCGCTACTCCACCAGTGCACTGGGATATCTCTGGTCGATTCTTGATCCCTTGATCATGAGTGGCATCTACTGGTTCATCTTCACCCAGGTGTTCCAGCGCGCTGCCGGCACAGAGCCCTACATCGTCTTCCTGCTGGCCGGACTCCTGCCGTGGATGTGGTTCAACGGTGCCGTCTCGGACTCGACACGTGCTTTCCTGAAGTCAGCCAAGCTTGTTCGCTCCACAGCAATCCCCCGCAGCATTTGGGTTGCCAGCATTGTGTTGGGTAAGGGTATTGAGTTCCTGTTTGCACTCCCGGTCCTCGCCTTGTTTGCCATATTTGCCGGAGCTCAACTCAGCTGGGAGGTTGTCTTCTTCCCCCTGGCTATCCTTGTGCAAGCCATCCTCAGCTTCGGTATCGGCCTGATCGTGGCACCACTGGTGGTGTTCTTCAGGGACCTCGAACGTGCCATCAAGTTGGTGCTGCGCTTCTTGTTCTATGCATCGCCGATTATTTATGCCTTTGGTGATTTGCCTGCTGCAATTCAGCCGTGGGCAGCTTTCAACCCTCTTGCCGGCATCTTTGATCTCTATCGCGCAGCGTTCTTCCCCCAAGAACTGAACTGGACAGTTGTGGGCATTTCTGCCACCATGTCTCTCGCAATTTTGGCTGTGGGTCTGTGGGTCTTCAAACGTGCCGAACGATCCGTTTTGAAGGAGATCTAA
- a CDS encoding DEAD/DEAH box helicase has protein sequence MTFADLNIDADIVEALASKGILEPFPIQEQTIPLALGGQDIIGQAKTGTGKTFGFGLPIIQRLGTNPGPGVKVLVVVPTRELCVQVAEDMELATSNRETKVVSIYGGKSYEGQVEQLKAGAQIVVGTPGRLLDLANQRLLSLSEIEEIVLDEADKMLDLGFLADIEKIFSQTPPKRHTMLFSATMPGPIVALARRFMNNPIHIRATDPDEGLTQANIKHLVYRAHNMDKDEVIARILQAEGRGKTVIFTRTKRAASRLVEELTDRGFPAVAVHGDLNQEQRERGMAQFKSGKKEILIATDVAARGIDVDDVTHVINHTIPDEDQTYLHRAGRTGRAGKTGIAVTFVDWEDLHKWALINKALEFGQPEPTETYSSSPHLFTDLNIPTDAKGRLKSTPPTKTAEGHTGRQREGEKREGSGDRNRRRTNNPPKHVSPEGTHGVAGGAHDGRGDEHHDGNNPSRTRTRNRRRGPGLGGA, from the coding sequence GTGACTTTTGCAGATTTAAATATCGACGCTGACATTGTTGAAGCGTTGGCTTCTAAGGGAATTCTTGAACCCTTCCCCATTCAAGAGCAGACCATCCCTCTTGCTTTGGGCGGTCAGGACATCATCGGACAGGCCAAAACCGGTACTGGTAAGACTTTCGGCTTTGGTTTGCCCATCATTCAGCGCCTCGGAACCAACCCCGGCCCCGGTGTGAAGGTGCTTGTTGTTGTGCCCACCCGTGAACTGTGCGTTCAGGTTGCCGAAGACATGGAACTAGCCACTTCCAACCGTGAGACCAAGGTTGTCTCCATCTATGGTGGCAAGTCCTACGAAGGCCAGGTAGAGCAGCTCAAGGCTGGGGCTCAGATCGTCGTCGGAACCCCCGGTCGACTCCTTGACCTCGCTAACCAGCGCTTACTTTCTCTTTCTGAGATCGAAGAAATCGTTCTCGATGAGGCAGACAAGATGCTCGACCTCGGCTTCTTAGCTGACATTGAGAAGATCTTCTCGCAGACTCCTCCCAAGCGTCACACCATGCTGTTCTCAGCAACCATGCCTGGCCCCATCGTGGCGCTGGCTCGTCGCTTCATGAACAACCCCATCCACATTCGTGCCACCGACCCAGATGAAGGTCTTACTCAGGCCAACATCAAGCACCTGGTGTACCGCGCCCACAACATGGATAAGGACGAGGTCATTGCTCGTATTCTCCAGGCTGAAGGCCGCGGCAAGACCGTCATCTTTACCCGCACCAAGCGTGCAGCGTCACGCCTGGTGGAAGAGCTCACCGACCGCGGCTTCCCTGCTGTTGCCGTGCACGGTGACCTCAACCAGGAACAGCGCGAACGTGGCATGGCCCAGTTCAAGTCGGGCAAGAAGGAAATCCTCATTGCAACTGACGTTGCTGCTCGCGGTATCGATGTTGATGACGTGACCCACGTGATCAACCACACCATCCCTGACGAAGACCAGACCTACCTGCACCGCGCGGGTCGTACCGGCCGTGCCGGTAAGACCGGTATCGCGGTGACCTTCGTGGACTGGGAAGACCTGCACAAGTGGGCCTTGATTAACAAGGCTCTCGAGTTCGGTCAGCCAGAACCCACCGAGACCTACTCGTCATCCCCTCACCTCTTCACCGACCTGAACATCCCCACCGATGCCAAGGGTCGCCTCAAGTCCACTCCTCCCACCAAGACCGCCGAAGGTCACACCGGTCGTCAGCGCGAGGGTGAAAAGCGTGAAGGTTCTGGCGATCGTAACCGCCGTCGCACCAACAACCCACCCAAGCACGTCAGCCCCGAGGGCACCCATGGCGTTGCCGGTGGAGCACACGATGGTCGCGGAGACGAACACCACGACGGGAACAACCCGTCGCGCACCCGCACCCGTAACCGTCGTCGCGGTCCAGGTCTCGGCGGAGCATAA
- a CDS encoding antibiotic biosynthesis monooxygenase family protein — protein MFSAQFIFKPGTYDDEFYRLDDAIEEFVQAMPGYLGVERWLAPEGGVKNSIYYFADKETLKEFSRFPDHLSAKAGVQRWYDGYQVVISEVVAAYGDGKIPSIASAVKGKGTFYAG, from the coding sequence ATGTTCTCTGCACAGTTCATCTTCAAACCCGGCACCTACGACGACGAGTTCTACCGTCTCGACGACGCCATTGAAGAATTCGTTCAGGCGATGCCTGGCTATCTTGGTGTTGAGCGCTGGCTGGCTCCAGAAGGTGGCGTGAAGAACTCCATTTACTACTTCGCCGATAAAGAGACTCTGAAAGAGTTCTCGCGCTTTCCCGATCACCTCAGCGCGAAGGCCGGTGTTCAGCGCTGGTATGACGGCTACCAAGTAGTCATTTCAGAGGTCGTTGCCGCCTATGGTGATGGCAAAATACCCAGCATTGCCTCTGCCGTGAAGGGCAAAGGCACCTTCTACGCCGGATAA
- a CDS encoding PHP domain-containing protein produces MEAFLRAQGPIDLHLHSNVSDGTGSPTDVVREAHAAGVRTMALTDHDTAAGWDEAREECLRLGMSFIPGMEFSSRIEHGSIHILAYLIDPNYAPLAEELDKLQNDRENRLRQMTENVSADYDITWEHVMEQVAASGKSLGRPHLADALVAQGIIGERSEAFDGILSKNGPYYVSQYALDPVSAVKLIRAAGGVPVMAHPTTRGRVAPMEYIDRLIEAGLGGYEIEHRENMEPGKTILREICVERGLIMTGSSDYHGTGKPNQPGENTTAPEMLAKIIEQGTGASPSYPA; encoded by the coding sequence GTGGAAGCATTCTTGAGAGCCCAGGGTCCAATTGACCTTCACCTCCACAGCAATGTCTCCGATGGCACCGGATCTCCTACCGATGTTGTCCGTGAAGCACATGCTGCCGGTGTTCGCACCATGGCTCTCACTGACCACGACACCGCAGCGGGCTGGGATGAAGCCCGGGAAGAGTGCCTGCGCCTAGGGATGTCATTTATCCCCGGTATGGAGTTCAGCTCGCGCATTGAACATGGCAGCATCCACATCCTGGCGTATCTGATTGATCCCAACTACGCTCCACTTGCTGAGGAACTGGACAAACTTCAAAATGACCGCGAGAACCGTCTTCGTCAGATGACGGAGAACGTTAGCGCTGACTATGACATCACCTGGGAGCATGTGATGGAGCAGGTTGCTGCCTCAGGTAAATCACTGGGGCGCCCTCACCTGGCAGATGCTCTCGTTGCGCAGGGCATTATTGGTGAACGTAGTGAGGCTTTTGATGGCATCTTGTCCAAGAATGGCCCCTATTACGTCTCGCAATACGCCTTAGATCCCGTCTCTGCCGTGAAGCTCATTCGAGCTGCCGGTGGCGTTCCGGTAATGGCTCACCCCACCACCAGGGGACGCGTGGCACCGATGGAATACATTGATCGATTGATCGAGGCAGGTCTTGGTGGCTATGAAATTGAGCACAGAGAAAACATGGAGCCTGGCAAGACCATCCTGCGCGAAATCTGTGTCGAACGCGGGCTGATCATGACTGGGTCAAGTGACTATCACGGCACGGGTAAACCTAACCAGCCAGGTGAGAACACGACCGCTCCTGAGATGCTCGCCAAGATCATTGAGCAGGGAACAGGCGCTTCGCCCAGTTATCCGGCGTAG
- a CDS encoding FAD-dependent oxidoreductase: protein MTTSSDVLVVGAGVSGLSVGILLLKQGYSVEVWAKDIPPHTTSDVAAALWYPYLCQPRNKAITWSKNTHDYLKEHALPDPRSGCIVRSFLELFEEPVGEPWWAEAVDSYRHVCPEELPPGYVDGYQTDVVLMDSEVYMRWLVDVFSELGGVLTVRELYDFGEAFAVNPLVINCTGLGSRELCSDEKVYPVRGQVVRAALNSFSDIVVSETASGLSLIAPRIDDVVLGGTTQAHNWNTEEDPADTADILRKVAALSPDFENVTVLDVKVGLRPARDEVRLEAEKVDGGVLIHNYGHGGAGYTLSWGCAQDVVALVQANLHR from the coding sequence ATGACAACATCTTCCGATGTACTTGTCGTCGGTGCCGGGGTTTCGGGATTGTCTGTGGGAATTCTGCTGCTCAAGCAGGGCTACAGCGTCGAAGTATGGGCAAAAGATATTCCCCCTCACACCACCAGTGATGTGGCAGCGGCATTGTGGTATCCGTATCTGTGCCAGCCTCGCAATAAAGCAATTACCTGGAGTAAGAACACTCACGACTATCTCAAGGAACATGCACTTCCAGATCCACGAAGTGGGTGCATCGTTCGAAGCTTTCTCGAGTTATTTGAGGAACCCGTAGGGGAACCTTGGTGGGCAGAGGCAGTGGATTCTTACCGCCATGTTTGTCCCGAAGAACTTCCACCTGGCTATGTCGATGGGTATCAGACTGACGTTGTGCTAATGGACAGCGAGGTCTATATGCGCTGGTTAGTGGATGTTTTCTCAGAACTAGGTGGAGTGCTCACCGTTCGAGAGCTGTACGACTTTGGTGAAGCATTTGCGGTCAATCCACTGGTGATTAACTGCACTGGTTTAGGTTCACGAGAGCTCTGTTCTGATGAAAAGGTGTATCCCGTTCGAGGTCAGGTAGTGCGCGCAGCTTTGAACTCTTTCTCTGACATTGTGGTCTCTGAGACGGCTTCTGGGCTTTCCCTCATCGCGCCACGTATCGACGATGTTGTCCTTGGTGGCACAACTCAAGCACATAACTGGAACACCGAAGAAGATCCTGCTGACACAGCAGACATTTTGCGCAAAGTTGCCGCCCTTTCCCCAGACTTTGAGAACGTGACTGTTCTTGATGTGAAGGTGGGCTTACGCCCTGCCCGAGACGAGGTTCGACTTGAGGCTGAGAAGGTTGACGGTGGTGTGCTCATCCATAACTATGGTCACGGTGGTGCCGGTTACACGCTGTCGTGGGGCTGCGCCCAGGACGTAGTGGCCCTTGTTCAGGCGAACCTTCACAGGTGA